The DNA segment CGTGCCCCGCACGCGCTCCCGCGAGCGGGACGAGGTCGAGGAACGGGGCCCTGGCTCCCCGGCGCGGCTGTCGACGTTCGAGGACGATGACGGGGTGGAGTTTTTCGACGGGCACCGCATCGACCTGGGCCCGCTGGTGCGCGAGCAGCTCCTGATGGCGCTCCCCATGAAGGCCCTTTGCCGCGAGGATTGCCGGGGGCTCTGCCCGGTCTGCGGGCAGAACCTGAACGCGGCACCCTGCGGCTGCCAGGTGGATGAGACGGACCCGCGCCTGGCCGTGCTCGGCGATCTCCTCGACGGAGGGGGCCGAGGTCGGCGCGCGGGCGATGAGTGAGGTGGAAGCAGAATGGCCAACCCAAAGCGCCGCCACTCCAAGGCCCGCTCACGCACCCGCCGGACGACCTGGGCGCAGGCAGCGGCGGTGGCACCCGAGCTGGTCGAGTGCCCCCGGTGCCACGAGCTGAAGCCCTCGCACCGGGTCTGCCCCAACTGCGGGTGGTACAACGGCCGCCAGGTGGTCGCCGTGGGCGAGGAGGAGTAAGGCATGGGCTCCGCGCGCCACGCGACGGCCGCCCGGTGCCTGCCGGGCGATGATGAACCGCCGTAGGCCCCGTCCGGCGGGTGCGGCCTGCGCCGCGCCCGCCGGGAACGTCTTTCCCCTGTCTGCTTGCCAGCCGCCCCAGGGCGGCTTATAATGAAGCCATGCTTAGTACCTGGTGCCAAGCCGCGGGAAGGGGAAGGCCGTGACGCGCGAAGAGCGACGCAGGCGGCTGGTCCGCATGGTGAAGGAGGAGCCCTTCGTCTCCGACCGGGAGCTGGCGCGGCGCCTTGCGGTCTCCGTTCAGACCATCCGGCTGGACCGGGCGGAGCTGGGCATCCCGCAGCTCAGGGAGCGAACGCGGGAGCTGGCCCGGGCGGCGTATGGGCGGCTGCGGTCGGTGGTGGCCGACGAGGTGGTGGGCGAGCTGCTCGAGATGGAGCTGGGTCGCCGGGCCCTGTCGGTGATGGAGACCACCGAGCGGATGGCCCTCAGCGGGTCCGGGGTGGTCCGCGGGCATCACCTGTTCGCGCAGGCCAACTCGCTGGCCGTCTCGGTGATCGATGCCTACCAGGCCCTCACGGGCCGGGCGGGGCTGCGGTTCTTGAAACCGGTGGGGGTGGGGGAGAGGGTGGTGGCCGTGGCACGGGTGGTGCAGAGCCGCCAGGATCGTTTCTGGGTGGAGGTGGAAAGCCGGGTACGGGGCGAGCTGGTCTTCCAGGGCCGCTTCATCGTGGTGGCGGGGGGGAGCCGGCCGGCACCGCGCACCCGCAGCCGGCGGTCGCGCTCGCACCTCCGTCCGGAGGTGACCTCATGAACCGGGTGGCGGTGGACGCAATGAGCGGTGACCTGGGCCCCGAGGTGGCCGTCGCGGGCGCCCTGGAGGCGGCGCGCCGCGGGTGGGCCGAGGTGGTGATGGTGGGCCGCCCGGAGGTCCTCGACCCGCTCCTGGACGGGGAGGCCTCCAACCTCCCGCTGAGCGTGGAACCGGCTGCGGAGATCATCGGCATGGACGAGCACCCGGTGAGCGCGGTCCGCGCCAAGCGCGAGGCGAGCGTGGTGGTCGCCTGCCGCCTGGTGAAGGAAGGCCGGGCCGACGCCGCGGTGAGCCCGGGGAACACCGGTGCCACCCTGGCCGCAGCCCTCCTGGTGCTGGGACGGTTGCCCGGGGTGGAGCGGCCGGCCCTGCCGGCCCTGCTGCCCACCGGCGAGCGGCCTTCGCTCATCCTCGACGTGGGGGCCAACGTGGACGTGCGGCCCCCGCACCTCCTGGACTTCGCCCGGATGGGAAGCTTGTACATGGAGCGGGTGGTGGGCGTTGAGAACCCCAGGGTCGGGCTCCTCAACATCGGCGAGGAGGAGACCAAGGGGAACCGACTGGTGCAGGAGGCCTTCCCGCTCCTGCGGGAGGCCCCGGGCCTGACCTTCGTGGGTGGCGTGGAGCCCGGAGCGCTGCTGCGGGGAGAGGCGGACGTGGCCGTGGCCGACGGTTTCGTGGGCAACGTGGCCATCAAGCTCCTGGAGGGCCTGGCCGAGGTCCTCTTCGGCCGGCTCAAGCAGGCGCTCCGCCAGGGCTTGCGGGCCCAGGTGGGGGCCGCGCTGGTGGCCCCCCGCCTCCGGGCCGTGGCCCGGCAGCTCGACTACGCAGAGTACGGCGGGGTCCCGCTCCTGGGGGCGCGGGCTCCGGTGCTGGTGGCGCACGGGCGGTCCAACGCTCGGGCCATCGCGAGCGCGGTGCGGGCGGCCGCCTCCGTGGCCGGAAGCGGGCTCTGGCACGCCCTGGCCGAACGTTTCGAGGAAAGGGAAGGGTGAGGAGATGCCAGCGGGAATCGTGGGTCTCGGGTCGGCCGTGCCCGAGCGGGTGCTGACCAACCGGGACCTGGAGCGGATCGTGGAGACCAGCGACGAGTGGATCCGGACCCGAACGGGCATCCGGGAGCGCCGGGTGGCCGCGCCCGGAGAGACGACGACCCAGTTCGGCCTCGCGGCCGCTCGGAGGGCGCTGGAGCGCGCCCGGGTGGAGCCCGAGGAGCTGGACCTGATCATCGTGGCCACCTCCACGCCCGACACGGTCTTCCCGGCCACCGCGGTCCGGCTGCAGGCGGAGCTGGGGGCCACCCGGGCGGCGGGCTTCGACCTGTACGCAGCCTGCTCGGGCTTCGTCTACGGCGTGGATCAGGCCCGCCACCTGGTGGAGGCGGGCGC comes from the Limnochorda pilosa genome and includes:
- a CDS encoding YceD family protein yields the protein MELQVGRLLKEKGRSETFAVEEPCPSGLEEAGVQGCTGPLHLEGRATSTGDGILVSGRIQVGLTMLCSRCLAPYPLEVEAGFQEEFVPRTRSRERDEVEERGPGSPARLSTFEDDDGVEFFDGHRIDLGPLVREQLLMALPMKALCREDCRGLCPVCGQNLNAAPCGCQVDETDPRLAVLGDLLDGGGRGRRAGDE
- the rpmF gene encoding 50S ribosomal protein L32, which gives rise to MANPKRRHSKARSRTRRTTWAQAAAVAPELVECPRCHELKPSHRVCPNCGWYNGRQVVAVGEEE
- the fapR gene encoding transcription factor FapR — protein: MTREERRRRLVRMVKEEPFVSDRELARRLAVSVQTIRLDRAELGIPQLRERTRELARAAYGRLRSVVADEVVGELLEMELGRRALSVMETTERMALSGSGVVRGHHLFAQANSLAVSVIDAYQALTGRAGLRFLKPVGVGERVVAVARVVQSRQDRFWVEVESRVRGELVFQGRFIVVAGGSRPAPRTRSRRSRSHLRPEVTS
- the plsX gene encoding phosphate acyltransferase PlsX — encoded protein: MNRVAVDAMSGDLGPEVAVAGALEAARRGWAEVVMVGRPEVLDPLLDGEASNLPLSVEPAAEIIGMDEHPVSAVRAKREASVVVACRLVKEGRADAAVSPGNTGATLAAALLVLGRLPGVERPALPALLPTGERPSLILDVGANVDVRPPHLLDFARMGSLYMERVVGVENPRVGLLNIGEEETKGNRLVQEAFPLLREAPGLTFVGGVEPGALLRGEADVAVADGFVGNVAIKLLEGLAEVLFGRLKQALRQGLRAQVGAALVAPRLRAVARQLDYAEYGGVPLLGARAPVLVAHGRSNARAIASAVRAAASVAGSGLWHALAERFEEREG